A window of Phalacrocorax carbo chromosome 12, bPhaCar2.1, whole genome shotgun sequence genomic DNA:
gctCAAGTTTGCTGAATTCTTTTTGGGCATTGGTGTCGCTCAAATCTATCTGTAGCAAAGTTACCCCAGACCTCttagagcagcagctgccttgtAATGCTGGCATCTGTTTTCTAACGCAGTCCCAAATTTTGTTTCACAAAAACCTGTAGTTACCCCCTAACTGGCAGTCCACTGAGGGGTCCTTTGTTTTAGGCTTTCCCTTGAATATGTGTAGGGGGGGATCTTTTCTCCCCAGACTTACTATCCAGTGTGCTATAGGCAGAGTTGGCTGCTACTTAACTGCATCACCTTTGCAGTTACCCCATCTTTGCTGTTTCTTGTAACTAATTAGTCACAATCATTATTAACAAATCTCACACTTAATGGGAGAAAGGATGTTGTGTACTGTTATGGATCCTGCGGTATCTGCCCTGCTTTCTGCTCACATTTACTTTGGGTGGTCAGACAGCTGCTAGAGTCTGAAGCCttattgccttttattttcttttaaatcccCTCAAGCAATGATATTTCCTGTTAGGCTGTGCACAAAAGCAATATTTGTAGACACTTCAGTAAAATCCTTTGTCCCCAGCTTAGGACTATGTGAGTTTGGAGAGAAGAAGAGAGCCCACAGGATATGCATTAAAGACCGTGCCAAGTGCTTTTAAGACCCAGCTACAACAGTAAAGCTGAAGCTGAATTCTCAGCTTAGAAGTAGCTTCCCTTTAAGCACAGAGTCTTTTCTAGCTTGGGTGGATATTTTTTCTCTAGGAGATGATGAGTGTGCCAGTTTCATACTGAACAGGGACTGCTCTGGGGGTTCTGCATTTGGATGTAAACTCCTGTGAGGAAACCTTGTTACCAGTCAGACTGTAGCAACCACTGTGTGACTGGCATCTGGATGCAGTAGTTTTCTGCAAGGCAGCCTTTGCGAGTGGTCCCAGTTATTCACTGGCTGAACCTTGGGGCTGTTACCCCAGGCTGCCTGCTTCCCTCTTCAGCAGTGTATTGCCTCAGCTACTGGGCCTCAGCTGCTATCCTGGCTCCTGTGCTGTGCTCCATAAAAACCATGGACATCCCAGTGTCACCTAGCTCTAGCAAGTCAGCTGCTGTAGGTTCCTGGTCTATCTTTAGAGGCTCATGGGACTAGTTGTTTTTGCACATATGGTTGTAAAGAGTCCATCAGATTTGTTGGCAAAGTGTAGAGAGTCAGGGGTTTACGTGCCATTTCACCTATGTGACACTGCTGGCCAAGAGGGTGGGGGTTGCATGCTCCAGCTGCAGAGTTGTTTGTGTTGTGCTTGGATAACATGTTCCTTAAATGCTTTTAAGGAGCTTACTAACCAATCTGAACACTCTGAGGCTCTGCTACCCTTAGAGGGAGCAGTGTCTTAAGGGAGTTGTGTTTCAAGGTGAATAAAGCTGCTGTAGTCTAGAAAATCTTCAGTCTGACCCAGTTTTCAGAGTTATAAAAGGGAAGCATCCTGCCTCTTCTGCCTAAAGTCTTCAGGTCTGTATCTTGCAGGAATTGTGTCTCCAGACCTCCCTAGCCAGGAGAACCAGAGGTTGTGAGGATATGGCTCTGCCTTAGTTAGGTTGACGTTCTGCAGAAACTCATAACAGGACTTGTGTGCCACATGTAACTGCTGGACTGATCCCAGACAGTCCCATGCCATTCAGGGTTACTTCCACGGTACTGGAGCTCTTCGATCTTAGAGAACTCCTGTGTTTATACATCAGGAGAGAGGGGGACCCCAGTGAGCAAAGCAGTCTACAAAGCCTCTGTGTGGCTTCCCACTTCTATCCCCTTTTGTTAGTTACCTGAAGCTAAGGCTCTTTGTTTCTTAAGTCCACACAGAGGCATCCTAATGCTAAGGGTATCAGCAAATGTATACATTGGTTCTTTCTTCTGTCACTGAGGAATGTGGAGTCCTTTGTGTcattccttcctccccctttcTCTTGCAGATAGCCATGGGGAAAATAGGGGGGTTGTAATTTACTGCCCTGTTAAGATTTTGTGTCTGTAACATGAAAAAAGAGTTCAGTGCAAAAACAGAGTTCAGTGCATATCTCCTGTGATCTGCATCGTGGGGTGGAAGGTGCAGAGTCTGAATGTGAGAGATGTGTCTGTGCAGCCACCAGACCAGCGAAAGGTTTCCCAGTTGGGAGCAGGGAGTCAGGATCTCCCCCAGCTGGGGATTTTAGCATTGTCATACTGTGATGCGGGCAGTGGTAGCTCACTTAACCAATGTCTTACCTCAGCTAGGTCTCAGGGGCTTGGCTATAGGAGATATGTGTGTGCTTGGATCACAGGTGGACAGCCGTCTCTAGTCTCCTGTGCTTTGTGAGATGTGCATGTAGCTTCAAGGGGTGCATGTGTAGCTTGGAGAATGAATAGCAATGGTGTGCATATAACTAACCGCTTGTAGAGATGGCAATTTGAGCACTGCATGCCCTGGAGGTTAGTTAGTGCTCTGACTTCCTACTCTCaggagcagcctgtgccaaagGGACATATGTGAGGCATGCGCTTATTCTCACATGGCTGCTTTTCTACCTCTCCCTAAAGAAAGTCTCTGATGATGGAGACAGTGAAGGAGAAGATGCTAGTGTCACCCAGGGAGATCTGGAAGCATTGATTTCTGGCCACTACCCTGTGAAATCATCAGAGGAGACCAGTGACAGCTCTTCTGCAGTGGCCCAGCCTGCCAGCAAGTGGGTTTGTGCCCATTCATCCAAGAGCAAGAAGGAGAATCACAACCAGTGCATCACAGAGAAGCTGGAAGTGCTGGAAAAGGCCTATTCGGTCCAGGGGGACAAGTGGAGAGCTCTGAGCTACTCCAAAGCCGTCAATGCACTCAAGAGCTACCACAAACCAGTCACCTCCTACCAGGTAAAACAGCTTCCCAGGGCGGTGGAGCAGGGAGGTAGACCCAGCATCCTAGTTCTGTTATGAGCCagattcctttctctttctataACATGGAATAGCTTATCTTCAGGCCTGGCAATTCCTGCCTGTGGGAGAGTTTTGATGGAAGTTGTGCAGCAAGTGTGAGTTGTATTTATTGACCACCTGCAGTGTTTTCAGATGAGCAGAAGAGGGGAGTCTGAGTCTTTTTATGGCCAAATCTCAGCACCAATGAGATAAATGCCTTCTCTAGGCTCAATGCAGGGacattttctccctcctcttcgGCATCAGCAACTCCCACCATTGGAGATAATGTATAAACTAATTGGATCTAGGCCTGATTGGCTGTGACAGTGTGTTAGGGTTTTAGTCCTGTTCTTCATGCTTGTCCGTTTCCATTTGGGATTGAATCAGTGTAGCCATGTAAACCTGGCCTAGAGAAAAGAACAGCAGTCAGAACTAGTCCTGCCATGTATCAGTCACCGATCAAATGGCTAGCTAGGCTCTGAGTGGGTAGCAGCTCCCAGCCTTCGCTTTTCCAGTAGTGGCTCTGGTTTCTTGCTAGGAGGCCTGTAAAATCCCTGGGATTGGGAAGCGAATGGCAGAGAAGATCATGGAGATCTTGGAGAGCGGGCACCTGCGCAAGCTGGATCACATCAGTGAGAGTGTGCCTGTGCTGGAGTTGTTTTCCAACATCTGGGGAGCAGGGGTCAAGACAGCTCAGATGTGGTACCAGCAGGTAAGGTTTGTGCCTTACACAGGAGGTTCTCAGACTAGGGTTTGAAGGCTGCATCTGAGTGCAGGAGAATTACTTTCACAAATAGTTTCCAATTGCCAGTTTCCACAAATGGGATTTGAGTCTGGTGTTATGGGAGGCGCTGTGAGGCTGGATCCCGTTGTGGGTGTGTTTGGGGAGAATGGAGCGCAACCGGCTGAGACTTGAGCTTGGGTGGAGGATAGGCAAGAGAGACGTGCAATAAGAGGAGTGGGGACACGCTGCCTCTTCCGTTAGCATTGCTGCTTGGAGCTCATCTCACCCTGCTCACTGCAATGACACTGCTAAGAGCCAGGCTTAAGCCAGGACATCTTGGCCATGGAAACTCTTGATCCAGTTGCTGGCCTGTTGGCCTGGCTGGCTCCTGTAGCTGTCAGAGCAGCCGTCTACCTTGTCTGGCAGTTGTAAAAATGAGGTTAAAGTAATTGTGTGAACGTGAGCAACCCAGGCTACtgtgtggttttgttctttaaaaaaatttgtttcctgAGCATAGAGCTAACGAAGCCTGGTTTCATGTAGTGTTTGGTTCACAACTGGATCCTTTGCTGTCTTAAAAATATGGTTGTGTTCACACTGTAGGGTTTCCCTCGTTGGGATATTGTGGGTGTTATTCCTTTACctgcatcacttgttttcctTCAGGCTGTAGGAACACAGTGCCTTAGGAACAGTAGCCTTCTGCTAGGTTTAGTTAAGATTCAGAGTCACTGTTGGGTGGAGATTTAGAGGTGTGTGTGGGTAGCGGGATTgcctaaatctttttttttttaggaatgaGGCCATAAGTGATCTCTACATGTGATCTCAGAAGCTGTGACTGGCCTGGACTTGAGACAGATTAAATATAATCTCCCTAAGTCTTGCTTGAAAGTATCTGAAGAGCAAAGTCTCAGTCGATGTTTGAATATCATCATGTGGTCTGCTCTAGGGTTTCCGGACGCTGGATGACATCCGCACCAAGGCGACTCTCACCAGCCAGCAAGCTGTGGGGCTGAAGCACTATGCAGATTTCCTGGAGCGCATGCCTCgggaggaagctgcagaaataGAAGAGACCGTGAGTAGCTTGGCCTCGGGCCCTCGGAGTAGAGTAGCTGCTGGGACCTGACAGGAGGGTGCATGCTGTTATAGCTGAGCTCTTCAGCCTCTCTTCTGACCAGGGTCAGTGCTTGGGGGAGCCTTTCTGGGTATGGGCACACAAGGCACCTCCTTTGCCCTGTAGGAAGGTTCAGTTTGAGTGCCTGACAAGGAGGAGGATACTTCACAGGTGTCAGTTCTACACACTGCTTTGAAAAAGGCTGCACGTGGCATGGTGGGATGAGGAGGTGTCCAGCTcccctttcctgcctctcatCTTCTCTGAGATGTATGCTTTCAGCCAAGGCCCCCGAGCTGTCTCCCTCATGCTGCTTCTCCAAAGCAAGCTTGAGCACCCTGTGAGCTGGCTGTCAGTGGGGAGATTGAGATGGATATCCCTGCTGGAAATGAAGGGGATTCAGGTTGCAGATATGTGCTGCTTGCTTTACTATACCATGGCACTCCAGGATTATGGGGTGCTAAGCCAGTGTACCCTAATGTGAGCAGAAAGCTTGGGGGACACAGTCATTGCTACCGCTGTGCTCTCTGGTCACCATGGAAGCAGCAGCCAGCGTGACCCTGTCACTCGGCCACAGGGCCTGGCCACAAAGAATACACTCCTGCCAGGCTCCTGCTGGGGTGTCAGTCCCGTGTGCCGGATTAGCCATTTTGGTGGTGAGTGGTCCCTttcccaggcaggctgggtcGAGGAGCTGGCTCATGGGGGTGGGTCTATTGTTATCTTGATGGGATTACTGCACTCCCCTCTATACGCACACACCTCTGATCCAGGCCCAGGAGAGAGAATGAGGGATTAGTCACTGTCTGTGCTGCCTGTCACAGTGAGATCTGAGGAGCTTTTAGGCTCTTGGGTGGGGCTGGGAGTTTTCTAGAAATCTTCATTTAAAGCCAGAAGGGGGGCAAGGACACCAGAGGAGGGCTTGCTCTGCATGAGAAAGGCTTGTGGCTTCTTGGAGCACCTCTGGGGCGAAGGTTAATGGGTTTATCTCTTGCTAATGAAGGATGATCCCCAAGAGTGACAAGGGGCTGTGGGCATGGACACTGCCTTCCTGAACCCCAGCCTCTGTGATGGCCTCGTCACTGGGAATTGCTGAGCCCCTAATTATTTGCTGCCAGCAGGATGATTGGCACAATCAGACTAAGAATACTTTACTCCTGTCCAAGGACCTAGGAGCCTTTCTTAAGCATTTAATGAATGAAGCCATCAGAATTAGCACTGTGCACAAAacaggagctgggggtggctgcatcaggggaagttctGATTATATGTGTCattgctggcagcagcatgTTGGCATCCATTTGGTCTAAAATGCTGGGACATTTGTGGTTTTTCTGGGTCACGAAGCCCAGCTCCCTTACAAAGGCAAAGCTCCTGGCAGGAGTGGACTGCAAAGGACACTTGCAGATTTTCTGCTGTCTTGGGTCCTGCCGGGGAGACGCTCCGTGAGCCCATCTCTGCTTCTGAAACAGGACCAGTGACCATCTCGTGTTGAACCAGTTCTCTTTGTGGGTAGAGATGGTGAGCTTTGCCCTCGTGGCCCACAGGAGAGCTGACAAACCTCTCCTGCTGTCTCAGACACCCAAGGCTCTAAGAGGTTGTGCCACACTTTGTCTCCTCAACATTGCTGCATCTTCCTGCTTGTTCCAACCCAGCTCTAGCCCAGTGCCCTAAAGAGCTGATGACTGATTGTAGCACCATGGTGGATCACTGTATTGTGTGGCAGTATGCTGGGCATTTGCAGGACTGGCTGGAGGTCACCCCAGCTCACATGGCTCCTGACAGCAGGACAGCCTCCTTGGTGGGGCAGTTTGCTGTGCCTGCCAATTGTCTATTCTGTATGGAGACCCTGGAGATGCAGGACAGGCTGCAAGGCAGGCACAAGATCCTTTGCTGCCTTGATGGAAAGGGCATGAAGAGACTGGTCTCTGATCCCTCatccctctttctcttcttggAGGTCAGACAAGCTGCCCTGGCCCTGAAGCCTGGGCTCGTGTGTGTCGCATGTGGCTCCTACCGTCGGGGGAAGCCCACCTGTGGAGACGTGGATGTGCTGGTCACTCACCCAGATGGTCAGTCTCACCGCGGGGTGTTCAGCAAGCTCCTTGACAGCCTCCACAGGAGCGGTAAGAGGGCTGGGGACTGGCACATGGCTCTCGAAGCTGTTGTTAGCATGGTCAAACTGAGGAGGTAATGAGGTGAATGGCATTCATTGAAGGGCAGCTAATCACTTTTCCCAAGGACAGGACATCTTGTAAGTCCTTAGAGTACTGCCCCTGGTCCTgaccctggccctgctccagTGGCACATTGGCAGCCAGTGTTAAGGAGGGAGtattgctgcagctcagcatgGCTTCTCCTATCTGGGTGATGCTGTCCGGGCTGAGGCTGGGTTACCCTTGGGGTCTCACAGCACGTCATGAGTCACCTCAGCTGCGCTCTGGACAGTGGGGAGTTCAGAATGCGTCAGTCTTTGCCCTTCAGCTTCTTTCTGCCTGTTCCCTCTCCGCAGGCTTCCTGACAGACGACCTGGTGAGTCAGGAGGACAATGGTGATCAGAAGAAGTACCTGGGGGTGTGCCGCCTCCCCGGGCCAGCCCGGCATCACCGCCGGCTTGACATCATCGTGGTGCCTTACAGTGAGTTCGCCTGTGCCCTGCTCTACTTCACTGGCTCAGCTCACTTCAACCGCTCCATGCGGGCCTTGGCCAAGACCAAGGGCATGAGCCTCTCGGAGCATGCCCTCAGCTCAGCTGTGATGCGAGGCCCTGGAGGCGTCAAGGTGGCATCTGGCCACACTCTGCCCACTCCCACAGAGAGAGATGTCTTCATTCAGCTGGGGCTGCCTTACCGGGAGCCCTCAGAACGGGACTGGTGACAGCTGGTTGTCACCCAGCACCCTGGGCCCACTGCCGTGCAGCTGTTTTGAAGGGTGTTGGTTTCCCCAGTAGTGCTCTGTGGTGACTGCAGACTGGGGAACACACCCCAGCAAACTGGGAGTCCTCACAAGCACAgggtcctgctgctggcagagctgtgtgGCTTCACCCAGCACAGGCTGCGGGCTGGAACCACACTGGAAGTGCTGCCTGATGCCACAGGCAGCCACTGGCTACCAGAAGGGCTTGCTGCCCATCAGCTACCCTGCTACCCTGGCCCTGCTCTCTGGCGAAGCTTCAGAAGGCTGGGCTGTAGAGCCTTGTGATCCAGCCTCTCCCAGTGCTTGGGAACAGGGGAAGTGGGATGCGCCTTCCCCTGTGTTTGTGCACAGACACCCAAAAATCTCTGCCCTGAGCTGTGTATGAAGGCAGCCAGGGTCTGGCCCTGGAACAGGCCTTTCCCCTTCTCACTACTGCTGGCAATTGCTACTGTTGGAATCATGAAGGGTtccactgtgctgctgctgtgtcctcCCTCCATCTGAGCTGACTTGTGTCCTCTGGTGGGTCTCACTGCACAGGGTCAGAATACTGTGACTGCCACCAGCTTCCCCTAGTGCCAGGTGAGCCTTGAAGAAGGCATAGGGACCTGATGTGCTGTACCTGCTTGCTCTCAGCCCATCGTGTGCCAAGGATCCTCAAGCTGTGAtccccccgccatggccccaAGGGCTCCTTTCCTCTCAGTGCAGGAGAGGAGCGGACCTTGCAGCTCAGGGGAGCTGTGCTCAGGAAGAGTTTGAATGTAATGGCACTGAACATAACCCAGCAGGGCCGTGTGTTTGTGCATAAGAGGTGCGGAGGCAGAGAAGCATGAGGAGACAGTTTAGTTCTAATTTGggcaaagcaaagcttttgcTTTGTAGATGTGGAAGCCATGGAGTCATCTGGCCTTTGATCAGAGTGTGAGTCTGTGTCTATACAGGTACACGTGTGCTGGCCATGTCAGTTGCATGGGagtgaattttatttctcaggAAACCTCAACTGTTTTTATATTCTGGAGATGAATGTCCCAGAGACTCGCAGTGCTCTTTTTCCGTTATGGGTATTGCAGTGGTTCCCACTGGCAGAGGTGCTGCTTTGCGACGTTGGCTGCCAGGAACGCCATGGCGGGTGTTTCTGTGCCAGAACCCCAGGGCTTCCTCTGGCCAGTCTCTGGGCCTGGCCTCCTGCTCTCTTGTCTCGTGGGGCACCCGGCCACCCCCGCTCTGCACTCTGCCATGTCTTTGTAATGTGCAATGACAAGCTGCGTGTTTGTTGCCAGGGCAGGCACAAGGGCGTTAAAACCTGGTGGGTTTGCACAGTTTCTTGCTGCAGGgtcagctgtggctgctgggcaCCAGTAGCGGGGCTGGGGTGTTTACTGGGGAGGCCTTGACCCCAGCAGTGTCATTTGTCAGCCCAGCCTTTCTGCTGAACACCCAATGGAAATGAATGTCTTCTGGCATGTCtttgtgctttgaaatttgAAGTATAATAAatcccttctctctttttccttcacatctctgtctttttgctttctgcccTGCAACTGTTGGGACTCTTTTCTCTGGCTGACCAGGGGCCGCCACTGTGCTGGCCTGTCTCGCTGTTTTCAGTAcaggcagggagaaggcagtggaCCTTCATGCTGTTGGGTCACCAGTTCTGGCTCTCAGAGCAGGGAGTTGCTGGCCACCAGCCTCCCGTGGCAGAGTGGGACCTGGCTCTGTCCTGGCATCCAGCTGGCCACgtggctgagctggggctggctgtgcccAGAGAAAGGAGCAATTCCTGAGCTCTGAGTTCCCTTGGGCTGAGCTCTTACTTCATGTGTGGAGTCAGGAAGGAATTTCTGTCAGCTTTTCCATATTTCATCAAAGAGTAGGGTATATGGGAGTTGGCTGCTGCTCTGTCTCCTGTTCTGTGCCTGGAGCACAGCTCAGTCTCCTGAGCATGGAAATGCTTTGGTTTTCCAAGGGGAGTCTGAACAGCCTGGAAGCCAAGGGAGCACATGGAGATGAGCAGTGAGAATCATTGGCTCAAAAGGGAGATGTAGAAGCTGGAGAgggccaggggctgctggggtaGGCggaggctggggcagagccagcGAAGGCTGGGATGGGTTCTCCAGGGGCGGAGGGGAGCCAGCCCCAGACCAGGCTGGGGAAGTCCAGGGGGAGCACTCACTACCCAGGGAGGCTGGGCATGGCCACAGCTGGCCTCATGCAGGGCTGGGGATAGTCCTGCCCCAAAGGGAGGTTGGATGGGggctccctctccctgcagtgTTGCTGGGCTGATCCTGGAGGATTTTTTCCTAGAGCCTTATGGCTGGCAGCCCTGGCCATGGGCCTGTTTCTGCCTGGGCTGAAGCAGGGAGCGAAGTATGGGGCTGCTCATCTTAGCCCCTTGGTGAACACCAGTatgcctccagctctgcttgCTGGGGCGAGCTGTTCCTGGAGGGCTGGGTCTGCCCCTCTCACCAGGGCCATGTGCTGGGGCCATCACTGGAGGTGGGGGAGATGTGACACTGCTGGCCCCCGGCTCCTTCCCCTTTGTCACCCCCCTCTCCAGGGACACAGCTCACACCCTGGTGCCAAATGGGTTCCACAGCACCTCATCAAAGCCTTGGCCCTGCAGTTTGTGCTGCTTTTACTTGGGGGGAGGCCagatggggctggggctgctcagggGTGGGACTGTTTGCCCAACCCCTTGGGCGACAGCAGTGAGAGTGGCCCTAGTGCATACCTGCCATGTGGAGGCTGCTGGGGGAGAAGTCCTGCCAGCCCCCTGCTCTGTGAGGGAAGGGCTCTGGTGTCTGTCCCCTCCCACCGCACAAATCCCTGCCCAGGACCTTTGGAGGGGGCGGAGAGGGCCCTCCTGTGGCCAGCTGCGGCCAGGTGGGCCAAGGATGGACGGGGGTCATCtcccctgggggcagctgcagaagATGCAAAGGGGCAGGACGTGAAGGAGCACGACCAGGCTCGCCAGAGCAGCTGGGGGTGACAGTTCTGGATGCTGAAGGCTCCTGCTTCTCCCTCATCCTGGTACAAGGGGAGAAACATGAGGAGCTG
This region includes:
- the POLL gene encoding DNA polymerase lambda isoform X1, which encodes MRPMEPPGIVKAFPKRKKVRDDSGKGIPRKIPKEEGAEIPEGEWLKPVTTYVLQAGIGQARAEIFHKQIVQNGGVVHNQLSSEVTHVIVAEDMDCERAFRLLKLAKLPSGLQLVKASWLSACIRDQKLLSTAGYSVFIPHRYLEEGQLQKEQQQQVLGSEEIQPPAEEGAVKPNTEAQVEDSSQRGLGTLGQQQLAEKVSDDGDSEGEDASVTQGDLEALISGHYPVKSSEETSDSSSAVAQPASKWVCAHSSKSKKENHNQCITEKLEVLEKAYSVQGDKWRALSYSKAVNALKSYHKPVTSYQEACKIPGIGKRMAEKIMEILESGHLRKLDHISESVPVLELFSNIWGAGVKTAQMWYQQGFRTLDDIRTKATLTSQQAVGLKHYADFLERMPREEAAEIEETVRQAALALKPGLVCVACGSYRRGKPTCGDVDVLVTHPDGQSHRGVFSKLLDSLHRSGFLTDDLVSQEDNGDQKKYLGVCRLPGPARHHRRLDIIVVPYSEFACALLYFTGSAHFNRSMRALAKTKGMSLSEHALSSAVMRGPGGVKVASGHTLPTPTERDVFIQLGLPYREPSERDW
- the POLL gene encoding DNA polymerase lambda isoform X2, which encodes MRPMEPPGIVKAFPKRKKVRDDSGKGIPRKIPKEEGAEIPEGEWLKPVTTYVLQAGIGQARAEIFHKQIVQNGGVVHNQLSSEVTHVIVAEDMDCERAFRLLKLAKLPSGLQLVKASWLSACIRDQKLLSTAGYSVFIPHRYLEEGQLQKEQQQQVLGSEEIQPPAEEGAVKPNTEAQVEDSSQRGLGTLGQQQLAEKVSDDGDSEGEDASVTQGDLEALISGHYPVKSSEETSDSSSAVAQPASKWVCAHSSKSKKENHNQCITEKLEVLEKAYSVQGDKWRALSYSKAVNALKSYHKPVTSYQGFRTLDDIRTKATLTSQQAVGLKHYADFLERMPREEAAEIEETVRQAALALKPGLVCVACGSYRRGKPTCGDVDVLVTHPDGQSHRGVFSKLLDSLHRSGFLTDDLVSQEDNGDQKKYLGVCRLPGPARHHRRLDIIVVPYSEFACALLYFTGSAHFNRSMRALAKTKGMSLSEHALSSAVMRGPGGVKVASGHTLPTPTERDVFIQLGLPYREPSERDW